One Aphidius gifuensis isolate YNYX2018 linkage group LG3, ASM1490517v1, whole genome shotgun sequence DNA window includes the following coding sequences:
- the LOC122852137 gene encoding uncharacterized protein LOC122852137 isoform X1, translating to MSMKDIQIHLNYLLILLNYQETTNYQLLIELNLEENVFLLLDTILAEPQTESSIVRRIQVLLVLLGQETTSQQTCDMQECSLGLHVARLFTALLSNENFNVYKKLQQFNTLKMLLDF from the exons ATGTCAATGAAAGACATACAAATTCATCTGAATTATTtgctaatattattaaattatcaagagaCAACAAACTATCAATTGTTGATCGAATTGAACCT gGAAGAAAATGTATTTCTATTGTTAGATACAATATTGGCTGAACCACAAACTGAATCAAGTATTGTTAGAAGAATACAAGTTCTTCTTGTTCTTCTTGGTCAAGAAACAAcaag TCAACAAACATGTGACATGCAAG AGTGTTCGCTGGGTCTTCATGTTGCCAGATTATTCACAGCCTTATTatctaatgaaaattttaatgtatacaaaaaattacaacagtTTAATACACTTAAAATGTTATTGGATTTTTAA
- the LOC122852137 gene encoding uncharacterized protein LOC122852137 isoform X2 produces MSMKDIQIHLNYLLILLNYQETTNYQLLIELNLEENVFLLLDTILAEPQTESSIVRRIQVLLVLLGQETTSQQTCDMQGNNSGEKDTKCNFTVPGKIK; encoded by the exons ATGTCAATGAAAGACATACAAATTCATCTGAATTATTtgctaatattattaaattatcaagagaCAACAAACTATCAATTGTTGATCGAATTGAACCT gGAAGAAAATGTATTTCTATTGTTAGATACAATATTGGCTGAACCACAAACTGAATCAAGTATTGTTAGAAGAATACAAGTTCTTCTTGTTCTTCTTGGTCAAGAAACAAcaag TCAACAAACATGTGACATGCAAGGTAATAATTCTGGTGAAAAAGATACAAAATGCAACTTCACAGTAcctggaaaaattaaataa
- the LOC122852068 gene encoding polyamine-transporting ATPase 13A3-like — protein sequence MTDPNVSKNTRQCDTEWQKINTGHDTEEVQVHGYEKSYFGTVITFFSYIITFGCVRLFFHWYPHLHLYATHKKCSLSRATKLLITDNYQGKYKSYFVKDIQLIGTTNVRSKKNWRILENVSDELLKNIEGKNLLITLENGTKREVLSYRTFWFKKKCYIWDDCHDEFSGLVGFDHNVLCSELHLRSNKGLSKEEQLLKRIVYGNNEIIIPVQSIWMLFVLEVLNPFYIFQVFTICVWLAEGYYWYIGAIICMSFFGITSTIIQTRQNQKNLHEKVVSSETVRVQRSSGEFETISSADLAPGDVIELPKFQGLVVCDAILLNGNCILNESMLTGESVPVTKTPITPRPISFDSKESSQHILYSGTLIIQTRYYGDGPVLARVIKTGLLTNRGSLVAAILYPPPADFKFDQDSYKFIKILAAIAFVGLLYTVILKIQRGMTMVDIAIKALDIITIVIPPALPAAMTVGKLYAQSRLKKEKIYCINSRVINVTGSLNCICFDKTGTLTEDGLDMMGIVPVINGSLTDAEKNIQNMNNHPLFEGMLVCHSLTLIDNELCGDPLDVKMFESTGWILEEPQIADTRKYDLLVPTVVKPPDNFNRHLENNIDQLPEIGIIQQYPFSSSLQRMSVIVRVLGTDHFRAYTKGSPEMIISLSKPSTVPQNIAIELQKYTEQGYRVIAFGRNMISTASFTKIRKMHRNNIEKDLEFLGLVIMENRLKEPTIRVIEELREANLHVVMITGDNIQTAVSVARDCKILSRNETVIGITITPGDEKISPKIYFNIQGAPATSILTCTTIESIEAGVDTLNYRFALTGQTWELLRQFFPDLLPKICVRGAVFARMTSDQKQQLILELMELGYYVAMCGDGANDCGALRAAHAGISLSEAESSVASPFTSQIPDITCVPKVIRQGRAGLVTSFGIFKFMVTYSLTECFSALILYSIDSNLTDFEFLFIDIALIVNFAFFFGKTKAYEGKLAPQPPMTSILSFTPCFSLILHMAVIIAFQIGVFIGVQHFPGYTEFKPDTPFDYDCVENYSVFCLSMFQYITMAVIFSRGKPYRKAIYTNNAFICSILSLTIFCMYITLYPANWIANLLKLKVSERSEWRIIIIILAFVYFFISLIIETFIIEFTIEKKVKPMLYNSEKSKKKYLVIEHELRNQLNWPKLNFELPALTQVPSVENINDNFDHKENKNKDQFQGVTNPVFIRDTTTNEITKF from the exons ATGACGGATCCCAatg tctCCAAAAATACGAGACAATGTGATACAGAGTGGCAGAAAATTAATACTGGGCATGACACAGAAGAagtg cAAGTGCATGGATATGAAAAAAGTTACTTTGGAACAGTAATAACATTTTTCAGCTACATAATAACATTTGGATGTGTcagattattttttcattggtatccacatttacatttatatgCAACTCATAAAAAGTGTTCACTAAGCCGAGCAACAAAACTTCTAATtact GACAATTATCAAGGTAAATACAAATCATACTTTGTCAAGGATATTCAACTCATTGGAACAACAAATGTTAG gtcaaaaaaaaattggagaatacttgaaaatgtcagtgatgaattattaaaaaatattgaaggaaaaaatttattgatcacCTTGGAAAATGGAACAAAACGAGAGGTTTTGAGTTATCGTACAttttggtttaaaaaaaaatgctataTTTGGGATGATTGTCATGATGAATTTTCAGGACTAGTTGGTTTTGATCACAATGTTCTTTGCTCAGAATTACATTTAAGATCAAACAAAGGCCTTTCAAAAGAAGAACAATTGTTGAA aagAATTGTTTATGGCAACAATGAGATCATCATTCCAGTTCAAAGTATTTGGATGTTATTTGTACTAGAAGTACTCAATCCATTTTAcatatttcaagtttttacaATATGTGTTTGGCTTGCAGAAGGTTATTATTGGTATATAGGAGCAATTATATGTATGTCCTTCTTTGGTATTACATCTACTATAATTCAAACTCgtcaa AATCAAAAAAATCTTCATGAAAAAGTTGTATCAAGTGAAACAGTGCGGGTACAAAGAAGCTCTGGTGAATTTGAAACAATATCAAGTGCTGATTTAGCACCTGGTGATGTTATTGAACTTCCCAAGTTTCAAGGTCTTGTTGTTTGTGATGCAATTTTATTGAATGGCAATTGTATACTCAATGAATCCATGCTTACAg gTGAATCTGTACCAGTTACAAAAACACCTATAACACCAAGACCAATTTCATTTGATTCAAAAGAATCATCTCAACATATACTTTACAGTGGCACATTGATAATTCAAACACGATACTATGGTGATGGACCAGTATTGGCAAGAGTCATTAAAACTGGACTTTTAACAAATCGTGGTAGTTTAGTTGCTGCAATTCTTTATCCACCACCAgctgattttaaatttgaccAAGAttcttacaaatttattaaaatattagcaGCAATTGCTTTTGTTGGTCTTCTTTATAcagttatattaaaaatccaACGTGGTATGACAATGGTGGATATTGCTATTAAAGCCTTGGatattattacaattgttATTCCACCAGCTTTACCAGCAGCAATGACTGTTGGTAAACTTTATGCCCAATCacgattaaaaaaagaaaaaatatattgtatcaATAGTCGTGTTATCAATGTCACTGGAAGTTTAAATTGCATTTGTTTTGACAag aCTGGTACACTGACAGAAGATGGTCTCGACATGATGGGAATCGTGCCAGTCATCAATGGTAGTCTAACTGatgctgaaaaaaatattcaaaatatgaataatcatCCACTTTTTGAGGGCATGTTAGTATGTCACAGTTTGACACTGATTGATAATGAATTATGCGGTGACCCTCTTGATGTTAAG ATGTTTGAAAGTACTGGATGGATTTTAGAAGAGCCACAAATTGCTGATACAAGAAAATATGATTTACTTGTACCAACTGTTGTAAAACCACCAGATAATTTCAATCgtcatttagaaaataatatagatcAATTACCAGAAATTggaataattcaacaatatccATTTTCCAGTTCATTACAACGAATGTCAGTTATTGTTAGAGTATTGGGTACTGATCATTTTCGTGCCTACACAAAAGGTTCACCAGAAATGATTATTAGTCTCAGTAAGCCTAGTACTGTACCTCAAAATATTGCAattgaattacaaaaatatactgAACAAGGATATCGTGTTATAGCTTTTGGAAGAAATATGATATCAACAGCAAGTTTTACAAaa atacGAAAAATgcatagaaataatattgaaaaagattTAGAATTTTTGGGTCTTGTGATAATGGAAAATAGATTAAAAGAACCGACAATTCGTGtaattgaagaattaagaGAAGCTAATCTTCATGTTGTCATGATAACAG GTGATAACATTCAAACCGCTGTGAGTGTTGCCAGAGATTGCAAGATATTATCAAGAAATGAAACAGTTATTGGTATCACGATAACACCtggtgatgaaaaaatttcgccgaaaatttattttaatattcaaggAGCAccg gcAACTTCAATATTAACATGTACAACAATTGAATCAATTGAAGCTGGTGTAGATACACTGAATTATCGATTTGCATTGACTGGTCAAACATGGGAACTTTTACGTCAATTTTTTCCGGATTTATTGCCAAAAATTTGTGTTCGTGGTGCTGTATTTGCTCGAATGACTAGTgatcaaaaacaacaacttATTCTTGAGCTTATGGAACTAGGCTACTATGTtg caatGTGTGGAGATGGAGCAAATGATTGTGGTGCACTTCGTGCTGCTCATGCAGGAATATCTCTATCGGAGGCCGAATCAAg tgTTGCAAGTCCATTTACATCACAGATTCCTGACATCACATGTGTTCCAAAAGTCATTCGTCAAGGTCGTGCTGGCCTTGTGACCTCTTTTGGTATCTTTAAATTCATGGTTACTTATTCATTAACTGAATGTTTTTCGGCACTTATACTCTATTCAATTGATTCAAATTTAACTGATTttgaatttctatttattgatattgcattaattgttaattttgcatttttctTTGGTAAAACAAAAGCATATGAAGGTAAACTTGCACCTCAACCACCAATGACAAGTATATTAAGTTTTACACCATGTTTTTCACTTATTCTTCATATGGCAGTTATTATTGCTTTTCAAATTGGTGTTTTTATTGGTGTACAACATTTTCCAGGATACACAGAATTTAAGCCAGATACACCATTTGATTATGATTgtgttgaaaattattcagTATTTTGTTTGTCAATGTTTCAATACATAACAATGGCAGTTATATTTTCACGTGGTAAACCTTATCGTAAAGCAATCTATACAAATAATGCATTTATatgttcaattttatcattaactaTTTTTTGCATGTATATAACACTTTATCCAGCTAATTGGATTGCAAATCTTTTAAAACTCAAAGTATCAGAAAGATCTGAATGgcgtataattattattatattggcatttgtttatttttttatttcacttattattgaaacatttattattgaatttacaattgaaaaaaaagtaaaaccaATGCTTTATAATTcggaaaaatcaaaaaaaaaatatttagttattGAGCATGAATTAAGAAACCAATTAAATTGgccaaaattaaattttgaattaccAGCATTAACACAAGTACCAagtgttgaaaatattaatgataattttgatcataaagaaaataaaaataaagatcaaTTTCAAGGTGTTACTAATCCTGTATTTATTCGCGACacaacaacaaatgaaataacgaaattttaa
- the LOC122852091 gene encoding PTB domain-containing engulfment adapter protein 1: MRNSTLLKWAQNSTNNKNAPNKNGGTDKNWIHPPDALQKGHIAYLVKYLGSTDVDQPKGIQVVKDAASKLKFSQQLKKSEGTKIPKVELTISIDGVAIQEPKTKTKPKRIMHQYPLHRISYCADDKSEKKFFSFIAKEEDADKHMCFVFVSDKLAEEITLTIGQAFGLAYRRFLETSGKDLESQRRCMVLQQKIRRLELENNTYRQRLQDICAIKGTADVQSYLTDHDLPDILHVPIKTQDLSDDVSRLNNNNNINTNGNKLSSDKNGNTLNGSQQEPPPVPPRSFEKSFDENFLNSNKSLSTVLTRVIENKPVENQLIDDEFDEDFNPRAYEAATNGFHHNNMLNGKTTASFPSINDSLTPPLLAPPPKAKDSRRQQNGMKKDLFGSTPFNPTTPTSTCLDDPFEMGEFSSFSSVSNPSQQELENAIGLLDKRILEMKNGFSQGLSIGSDDFSLESLDPLRN, translated from the exons atgagAAACTCAACATTGCTTAAATGGGCTCagaattcaacaaataataaaaatgcacCGAATAAAAATGGag GGACAGATAAAAACTGGATTCATCCACCAGATGCCTTGCAAAAGGGTCATATTGCCTACCTCGTAAAG taTCTTGGAAGTACCGATGTCGATCAACCCAAAGGCATTCAAGTTGTCAAGGACGCAGCATCAAAACTCAAGTTTTCtcagcaattaaaaaaaagtgaaggTACAAAAATTCCAAAAGTTGAATTGACAATCAGTATTGATGGTGTTGCAATACAGGAACCCAAGACAAAAACAAAACCCAag cGTATAATGCATCAATATCCACTTCATCGAATATCTTATTGTGCTGATGAtaagagtgaaaaaaaattttttagttttattgcAAAAGAAGAAGATGCTGATAAACATATGTGTTTTGTATTTGTAAGTGATAAATTGGCTGAAGAAATAACATTGACAATTGGTCAAGCATTTGGATTGGCATACAGAAGATTTTTAGAAACATCAGGTAAAGATCTTGAATCACAACGTCGTTGTATGGttcttcaacaaaaaattcgTCGTCttgaacttgaaaataatacatatcGACAAAGGCTACAAGACATTTGCGCAATCAAAGGCACG gCGGATGTTCAGTCATATTTAACTGATCACGATCTTCCAGACATTTTACATGTGCCAATAAAAACTCAAGATTTGTCTGATGATGTATCTCgattaaacaacaacaataatattaacacaAATGGTAATAAGCTATCATCCGATAAAAATGGAAATACATTAAATGGTTCACAACAAGAACCACCACCAGTTCCACCACGAAGTTTTGAAAAATCTTTTGATGAAAACTTTTTGAATAGTAACAAATCATTGTCAACAGTTTTAACAAgagttattgaaaataaacctGTTGAAAATCAGCtcattgatgatgaatttgatgAAGATTTTAATCCAAGGGCCTATGAAGCAGCTACAAATGGatttcatcataataatatgttAAATGGAAAAACAACAGCTTCATTTCCATCTATCAATGATTCATTGACTCCACCACTTt tggCACCACCACCAAAAGCCAAAGATTCACGACGTCAACAAAATGGAATGAAAAAAGATCTTTTTGGTAGTACGCCTTTTAatccaacaacaccaacaagtACTTGTCTTGATGATCCATTTGAAATGggtgaattttcaagtttttcatcAGTTTCAAATCCAAGTCAGCAAGAACTTGAAAATGCTATTGGTTTACTTGACAAAAGAATATTGGAAATGAAG aaTGGTTTTAGTCAAGGACTCTCAATAGGCTctgatgatttttcattgGAAAGCCTAGATCCTCTAcgtaattaa